A window of the Zeugodacus cucurbitae isolate PBARC_wt_2022May chromosome 2, idZeuCucr1.2, whole genome shotgun sequence genome harbors these coding sequences:
- the LOC105221673 gene encoding insulin-like receptor isoform X1: MDVNCERLILSADNGHSKSHSNGRVDMPRLRHDNNVVRAERGRRWSAAAAAAQRTQNSTDTGGGVQKLGSASEMALAMEIETNSSSVCIICRQRVEECCSRCCRNYSPPAIAESNDNTMRHQQQIFQDNARAWHNKSVDGCSHHSIPALPATTLTTKLVNGDESTPKPLERQAVQQNEQPQDTPVSVFQCCHCRRQQRRTHANDVSPAHVTAVTTPIRSATKSPPCSTPFHKPSIQNTTTTNIELTTTNAAAYTSSSSSSLASSLVLTTCTNCIEQHQSPVAATAATTGINSPALFGKALCTFQFLVLCIQVQLVQPVYEKIHSFLYKNNSNNSNSNSRNNNNNNNKQYTTNSNISNRNSKNVNNTNTNTKYNKRHANKKPQLQMLVWQEQPQQQQRPPFLRLMQQIRCNSYYNNNKNHIRMNIVNSNDNYANIYNTSQNEQQQYANANANQNSCNCRYLSNDICSQPQHHINYRTVQQKPQILQQHVHHHNLSIIPSSTSTSTSAPTPTPTPTTSTSTSHLQNNLQQHSHTTNQSRPHHYKRNYNKTASLQLQLQLQLQHLRHFKMPNLTFLYKLLLILSFLSLSLPSINAQTANAIATSSASSASSALNRNTIRTSPVALGRNETVCRSLDIRNSPSELSQLRNCTVIEGFLLITLMNQHNTQEFTQTFPLLTEVTEFIIIYRVHNLRSLSQIFPNLSIIRGTTLFEGYALIVYYNPHLEDLGLSKLTTISRGGVRLENNIVLCYVETIAWRRIVNSGAEIAIENNSKLIECPKCPGDTKAGKEDGGDTELVCKEFDGQRRCWNNKMCQKICPDSCKNNCIDEHTCCNDNCLGGCSPKNFDECISCRDFSIYNNTCIDKCPPNYFSYLDRRCLTAEECIAIGTKFENNKPQIIVPYDGKCSTRCPNGYNKIGSTCQACGDNCVNKCDGAHIDSVERAKDFTGCTHIVKNGLTISIKRGGKHLMEELESGLSSIQEISTFLKVQGTYGLTSLSFFKHLKRINGTELSENKFAIYALENNDLESVWGENRTVHIERGRVFFHFNPKLCYNEIEKLLPMMKENATFDKNEVATDSNGHKGSCNTELLNVTVSRIGSRVAVVEIINPLVFDDNRTFIGYQYFLMEDKYKNATKYSQRICDDGWIVGDPTKDEKYIFVNLQPYTQYAFYVKTWTISSEKRNAQSNIHHFKTKSAQPKFVQSLNAYAISSSEIAITWTPPANPQGNLTVYRVHATLDKRSQVLDSRNYCKDPAQIDKDDDAKDPTRDSAGGVTEPPNAANCKCDGEKSPNHSDIDTSEATIVAGIDFENTLQNFIYVKHTNDTKKPKAKSDDQNKASPTDMDAKRRRRRSEGNPEDSFLVRHMRAVPDNLENIILKTTSEDGSTEDATIITTVAPIERTTLGNKNASNNSDIHMDSTGQFYESFVRNVSVTTNKYVFQNLKHFSFYTIGVEACREPEDGATEKECSDIRMRFVRTKKMEGVDKVDNLRVALVQTNTTRSEVRINWDPPANPNGDVVSYTISYKKSEQDAVEEKRCITEVNYRNLTNGYRMQLPTGNYSIRVRANSLAGDGVYSEFVYIDIPPEKWSGALIAGICVAVFGIILLMGGVYWYVRRKYAPPNDIKIIPTVNPYYISLQYVQDGWEVERDRVIQLSPLGQGSFGMVYEGILKGLSGTEDTPCAIKTVNENATDRERINFLSEASVMKQFDTYHVVRLLGVCSVGQPALVVMELMKFGDLKSYLRAHRPDSVQGDEMPFRYRETGVQPPPLSRVFQMAIEIADGMAYLSAKKFVHRDLAARNCMVGSDLTVKIGDFGMTRDVYETDYYRKGDKGLLPVRWMPPESLRDGIYSTASDVFSYGVVLWEIVTLASQPYPGYSNDQVLRFVIEGGVMERPDNCPDKIYEIMQQSWEHRPSKRPSFFKIIRILLDHVHTDSEGYLSRFREVSYYFSNEGTQEREKERAESMHPSGDIFSEENEMDDATTPLRTDEFNEYKLNLANTSSVEHEGESPMAIDDDHPHSPYSHSLVSANIISSTPDGQSKNSYNFSQMSHNNQTLLSSVPSTSAGIVSGGSHSHSHQLHQPGSQLRQPRYSQFPTEETAANYVLPDYDPRAAFDTRDDRQNALTSARIETDERGYEMYDPSPNYREHGPYDAAVDDDDFDGIPATGHSSRIGSGGQQLLPRHKPRHRMPTIMPMSSSMPDEMTGTPIASSLHPSTASAASSNASSTNTTTGRYSGLKAVADKMRFKNINRRIFNHKRTGSNASHRSTSSNPNTTTSSSSTSNIATGVSIGHEKSISGHNLGTIESGGSGSASSYVTPRFFTPSSDINATDNPNYRLLDETANTSCLSGADDVCDSKASGNRNYKRLDESLNSTLTPGNPGSINTTSSRPLVQSIDNSPYTLMGIAGSESTLRTTDNPNYVVMNQPTALTIPPAKLPQTTTTSPIALAQRSEDAAYTIMGPTSYDPGNNRSSTSSLGDDLKHADDDDDDDNDDDEPTEHIKMELLGGHRHGSDKAQQHRKSRGKRSRSQSQNKQLDEKPSSKIDNSPGTTPTSGFTATAEGGSSYVSLTPIATAMTTTPSPVQSKPSATYSLKEKWLRQQSQQPQQPPPNGFIGREA; this comes from the exons ATGGACGTTAATTGTGAGCGATTAATTTTGAGTGCGGACAACGGCCACAGCAAAAGCCACAGCAACGGTCGCGTCGATATGCCGAGGCTACGGCATGACAACAATGTAGTGCGGGCCGAGCGCGGTCGACGTTGGTCAGCGGCGGCAGCAGCGGCGCAGCGAACACAAAACTCTACAGATACGGGAGGGGGAGTGCAGAAGTTGGGTTCTGCAAGCGAAATGGCGTTGGCAATGGAGATCGAGACCAACAGTTCGAGCGTTTGTATCATCTGCCGTCAACGAGTGGAGGAGTGCTGCTCACGTTGTTGTAGAAATTACTCACCCCCAGCAATTGCTGAATCCAACGACAACACCATGCGACACCAGCAGCAAATCTTCCAGGATAACGCTCGCGCATGGCACAACAAAAGCGTCGACGGTTGTAGCCATCACTCAATACCTGCGCTGCctgcaacaacactaacaacaaagcTAGTTAACGGCGATGAGAGTACACCAAAACCGCTGGAACGACAAGCAGTGCAACAAAACGAGCAACCCCAGGACACGCCGGTGTCGGTGTTTCAGTGTTGCCACTGCCGACGGCAACAGCGACGAACTCACGCCAACGATGTGTCACCTGCTCATGTAACTGCGGTAACTACACCAATCAGATCAGCAACGAAATCGCCACCATGTTCAACACCTTTTCATAAGCCGTcaatacaaaatacaacaacaacaaatatagaaTTGACAACCACTAACGCAGCGGCGTAcacctcatcatcatcatcatcactggCATCATCATTAGTTCTAACCACCTGTACAAATTGCATCGAGCAACATCAAAGCCCGGTtgctgcaacagcagcaacaacaggtATAAATTCACCAGCGCTCTTCGGGAAAGCATTGTGCACATTTCAGTTTTTAGTGTTGTGCATTCAAGTACAACTGGTGCAGCCTGTTTATGAAAAAATCCAtagttttctttacaaaaacaatagtaaCAATAGTAATAGCAAtagtagaaacaacaacaacaataataacaaacaatatacaacaaatagtAATATTAGCAATAGAAATagcaaaaatgttaataatacgAATACGAATacgaaatacaataaaagacatgcaAATAAGAAGCCACAACTGCAAATGCTCGTATGGCAAGAgcagccgcaacaacaacaacgtcctCCATTCTTAAGACTGATGCAACAAATTCGCTGTAATTCCtactacaataataataaaaatcatattcgAATGAATATAGTCAATAGTAACGataattatgcaaatatatataatacatcacaaaatgagcaacaacaatacgcCAATGCTAACGCCAACCAGAATAgctgtaattgtagatatttAAGTAACGATATATGCTCGCAACCACAACATCACATTAACTACCGTAcagtacaacaaaaaccacaGATATTACAACAACATGTACATCACCATAATCTATCTATAATACCATCGTCAACGTCAACGTCAACGTCAGcgccaacgccaacgccaacgccaacAACATCCACATCAACATCACACCTACAAAACAATTTGCAGCAGCACAGTCACACCACAAATCAATCGAGACCGCATCACTACAAACGCAACTACAACAAGACCGCATCACTAcaactgcaactgcaactgcaactgcaacaTTTGCGTCACTTCAAAATGCCAAATCTAACATTTTTGTATAAGTTACTACTTATTCTATCGTTCCTATCACTGTCTCTGCCATCGATAAATGCGCAGACAGCAAACGCTATTGCGACATCATCGGCATCCTCGGCATCTTCGGCGCTTAACCGCAATACCATCCGCACATCACCGGTGGCTTTGGGTCGCAACGAGACTG TATGCCGCTCCTTAGATATACGCAACTCACCCAGCGAATTGAGCCAGTTGCGCAACTGCACGGTCATAGAAGGTTTCCTACTCATCACACTCATGAACCAACACAACACGCAGGAGTTCACACAGACCTTTCCATTGCTAACTGAAGTCACGgaattcatcatcatttatcGCGTTCACAATCTACGATCGCTATCACAAATATTCCCGAATTTGAGTATCATACGCGGTACAACACTGTTTGAAGGTTATGCCCTCATTGTCTACTACAATCCTCATTTGGAAGATTTGGGCCTGTCGAAACTGACGACCATATCGCGTGGTGGTGTACGCCTTGAGAACAATATCGTACTTTGTTATGTGGAGACAATAGCCTGGAGGCGGATTGTAAATAGTGGCGCCGAAATAGCAATCGAG AATAACAGCAAACTGATTGAGTGTCCCAAATGCCCGGGAGATACAAAGGCTGGCAAAGAAGACGGTGGCGATACTGAATTGGTCTGCAAGGAATTTGATGGACAAAGGCGTTGTTGGAACAATAAGATGTGCCAAAAGA TTTGCCCCGACAGCTGCAAAAACAATTGCATTGATGAGCACACTTGCTGCAATGATAATTGCCTTGGAGGATGTTCACCCAAAAACTTTGACGAATGCATCAGCTGTCGCGATTTCTCCATCTATAACAACACCTGCATCGATAAATGTCCCCCTAATTACTTCAGC TACTTGGATCGTCGCTGCCTCACAGCTGAGGAGTGTATTGCAATTGGTACCAAATTCGAAAACAACAAACCACAGATCATTGTGCCTTATGACGGCAAATGCTCCACCAGATGCCCGAATGGATACAACAAAATCGGCTCGACCTGCCAAGCGTGCGGCGACAACTGTGTGAACAAATGCGATGGTGCTCACATCGACAGTGTGGAGCGTGCGAAGGATTTCACTGGTTGCACGCATATTGTTAAAAACGGGCTAACCATAAGCATTAAGCGTGGCGGAA AACACTTAATGGAAGAGTTGGAATCGGGTCTGTCGTCCATTCAAGAAATCAGCACCTTTCTAAAAGTACAAGGTACATACGGTTTGACATCATTGTCGTTTTTCAAACATCTAAAGCGGATTAACGGTACTGAGCTCAGTGAAAACAA ATTTGCAATATACGCACTTGAGAATAATGATCTCGAATCAGTTTGGGGCGAAAACCGTACCGTACATATTGAAAGGGGTCGTGTATTCTTCCATTTCAATCCAAAGCTTTGTTACAATGAGATCGAGAAGCTGCTTCCGATGATGAAAGAAAATGCAACGTTCGATAAAAATGAAGTGGCCACGGATTCCAACGGTCATAAGGGGTCAT GTAACACAGAATTATTGAATGTTACGGTGTCCAGGATAGGGAGTCGCGTTGCGGTTGTGGAAATCATAAATCCATTGGTTTTTGATGATAATCGGACATTCATTGGTTATCAATACTTTTTAATGGAGGATAAGTACAAAAATGCCACCAAATATTCACAGCGCATCTGTGACGACGG CTGGATCGTTGGTGACCCAACCAAAGACGAAAAATATATCTTCGTAAATCTGCAACCATACACACAGTATGCATTCTATGTCAAAACTTGGACCATATCATCGGAGAAACGTAACGCACAGAGTAATATACATCATTTTAAAACGAAATCGGCACAACCTAAATTCGTACAAAGCTTAAACGCGTACGCAATATCGAGCTCAGAAATC GCAATTACATGGACGCCACCCGCGAATCCGCAAGGTAATCTTACAGTATATCGTGTGCATGCAACTCTCGACAAACGGAGTCAAGTTCTGGATTCACGTAACTACTGCAAGGATC CCGCCCAAATCGACAAAGACGATGATGCAAAGGATCCTACACGTGATAGTGCTGGTGGAGTGACTGAACCACCAAACGCTGCCAATTGCAAATGCGATGGTGAGAAATCGCCAAATCACAGTGACATCGATACCAGCGAGGCAACAATTGTTGCTGGCATTGACTTCGAGAATACGTTGCAGAATTTTATTTACGTAAA gcATACAAACGATACCAAAAAGCCGAAAGCTAAAAGTGATGATCAAAACAAGGCATCTCCCACTGATATGGATGCTAAACGACGTCGCCGACGAAGTGAAGGTAATCCTGAGGATAGTTTTCTTGTACGGCACATGCGTGCTGTGCCTGATAACCTCGAAAATATTATACTGAAGACAACGTCTGAAGACGGTAGTACGGAGGATGCGACCATTATAACCACAGTAGCACCAATCGAAAGAACCACGCttggcaataaaaatgcatCGAACAATAGCGACATTCATATGGATTCGACTGGACAATTCTATGAGAGCTTCGTACGCAATGTATCGGTCACcaccaataaatatgtattccaGAACCTCAAACATTTCTCCTTCTATACGATCGGTGTCGAGGCATGTCGAGAACCCGAAGATGGCGCCACAGAAAAAGAGTGTAGTGATATACGCATGAGGTTTGTGCGTACTAAAAAAATGG AGGGCGTGGATAAAGTAGATAATTTGCGTGTTGCCTTggtacaaacaaacacaacgcGAAGTGAGGTTCGCATAAATTGGGACCCACCTGCGAATCCTAATGGTGATGTGGTCTCATACACGATTTCCTATAAGAAATCCGAGCAGGATGCTGTGGAAGAGAAGCGTTGTATCACTGAAGTAAATTATCGCAATTTGACAAATGGCTACAGGATGCAGTTGCCGACCGGCAATTACAGTATTAGAGTGCGCGCAAATTCATTGGCTGGCGATGGTGTTTATTCAGAATTTGTCTATATTGACATTCCG CCTGAGAAATGGTCTGGAGCCTTGATTGCCGGCATTTGTGTTGCAGTGTTTGGTATTATCTTGTTGATGGGTGGTGTATATTGGTACGTTCGACGAAAATACGCGCCTCCAAACGATATCAAAATCATTCCCACCGTCAACCCCTACTACATTAGTCTGCAATATGTACAAGACGGCTGGGAAGTAGAACGAGATCGGGTTATACAATTAAGTCCACTAGGTCAAGGCTCCTTCGGTATGGTATATGAGGGTATACTTAAAGGTTTAAGCGGCACTGAGGATACTCCTTGTGCCATTAAGACAGTCAATGAAAATGCCACTGACCGTGAACGAATTAATTTCTTAAGCGAAGCCAGTGTTATGAAGCAATTCGATACATATCACGTGGTGCGGCTACTCGGCGTTTGCTCAGTCGGCCAACCAGCATTAGTCGTAATGGAGTTGATGAAGTTCGGTGATTTAAAATCATACTTACGTGCACACCGTCCCGATAGCGTGCAAGGTGATGAAATGCCATTCAGATACCGCGAAACGGGTGTACAGCCCCCACCTTTAAGTCGTGTCTTCCAG ATGGCTATAGAAATTGCCGATGGTATGGCTTACCTATCAGCCAAAAAGTTTGTGCATCGCGATTTAGCAGCTCGTAACTGTATGGTTGGTTCCGATTTAACAGTAAAAATTGGTGATTTCGGCATGACCCGTGATGTCTATGAAACTGATTACTATCGTAAGGGAGACAAGG GTTTGTTACCAGTCCGTTGGATGCCTCCAGAAAGTTTACGTGATGGAATCTATTCCACTGCCAGTGATGTGTTCAGTTATGGTGTAGTGCTTTGGGAAATTGTCACACTCGCTTCACAGCCATATCCC GGTTATTCTAATGATCAAGTATTGCGCTTCGTAATCGAAGGTGGTGTTATGGAACGCCCTGATAACTGTCCggacaaaatttatgaaattatgcaGCAATCTTGGGAACATCGCCCCTCAAAACGGCCAtcgtttttcaaaattatacgcATTCTCTTGGATCATGTGCATACAGATTCCGAAGGATATCTTTCGCGTTTTCGTGAAGTGTCTTACTACTTCTCGAATGAGGGTACGCAAGAACGTGAAAAAGAGCGAGCCG AGAGCATGCATCCCTCGGGTGATATATTCAGTGAGGAGAACGAAATGGATGATGCTACCACTCCCTTGCGGACTGACGAATTCAATGAATACAAACTCAATTTGGCTAACACTTCCTCAGTAGAACATGAAGGCGAAAGTCCAATGGCCATAGATGATGACCATCCACACTCTCCATATAG cCACAGCCTTGTCTCAGCCAACATTATCAGCAGCACGCCCGATGGTCAGTCCAAAAATAGCTACAATTTCTCGCAAATGTCGCACAACAATCAAACTCTGCTTAGTTCGGTGCCATCGACATCGGCAGGTATTGTCAGTGGAGGTTCTCACTCGCATTCTCATCAGCTACATCAACCCGGTTCACAACTGCGTCAACCGCGATACAGCCAGTTTCCAACTGAAGAGACTGCAGCCAATTACGTACTTCCAGATTATGATCCTCGTGCAGCATTTGATACCAGAGATGATAGACAAAATGCCTTGACTAGTGCTAGGATTGAAACAGACGAACGCGGATATGAAATGTACGATCCAAGTCCGAATTACCGAGAGCATGGACCATACGACGCAGCTGTAGACGACGATGACTTTGATGGTATACCCGCCACTGGTCACAGCTCCAGAATCGGTAGCGGCGGCCAACAACTATTGCCACGACACAAACCACGACATCGTATGCCCACCATAATGCCAATGTCCAGTTCAATGCCAGATGAAATGACAGGTACACCTATTGCTTCGTCTTTGCATCCATCTACTGCATCAGCTGCTTCGTCAAATGCCTCATCAACCAACACGACAACTGGGCGCTACTCGGGTTTAAAAGCCGTGGCCGACAAAATgcggtttaaaaatattaaccgtCGCATATTCAATCATAAGCGCACTGGTAGTAATGCCAGCCATAGAAGCACGAGTTCGAATCCGAATACCACAACTTCTTCGAGTAGCACTTCTAACATAGCAACAGGAGTAAGCATTGGTCACGAAAAGAGTATAAGCGGTCATAATTTGGGTACAATTGAGAGTGGAGGTAGTGGTAGTGCTAGCAGTTATGTAACACCACGTTTTTTTACTCCATCATCGGATATAAATGCCACCGATAATCCTAATTACCGTTTACTAGATGAAACTGCAAATACTTCGTGTCTTTCAGGCGCAGATGACGTCTGTGATTCCAAAGCAAGTGGAAATAGAAATTACAAACGCCTCGACGAATCTTTAAACTCCACATTAACACCTGGTAATCCTGGCAGTATCAACACCACATCCTCTCGACCGCTTGTACAATCTATTGATAACTCCCCTTATACTCTAATGGGTATAGCGGGGTCAGAGTCTACACTACGAACCACAGATAATCCTAACTATGTTGTAATGAATCAACCAACAGCGCTTACAATACCACCCGCAAAGCTCCCTCAAACGACTACCACCAGTCCAATTGCACTTGCACAAAGAAGTGAAGATGCCGCATATACAATAATGGGACCTACGTCATATGATCCAGGGAATAATAGATCATCGACATCATCCCTTGGCGATGATCTCAAACATGCagatgatgacgatgatgacgataatgatgatgatgagccAACTGAGCATATAAAAATGGAACTCCTCGGTGGCCATCGGCATGGCAGTGATAAAGCGCAACAACATCGCAAATCACGAGGAAAACGAAGTCGCAGCCAAAGTCAAAACAAACAACTGGACGAAAAACCGTCATCAAAAATTGACAACTCACCAGGAACAACTCCAACCAGTGGCTTCACTGCCACAGCTGAAGGTGGCAGCAGCTATGTAAGTTTAACCCCCATAGCAACAGCAATGACTACAACACCTTCACCTGTGCAGTCCAAACCCTCTGCCACGTACTCACTCAAAGAGAAATGGTTACGCCAGCAATCCCAGCAGCCACAACAACCTCCTCCAAATGGCTTCATAGGACGCGAGGCGTAG